One Mycolicibacter sp. MU0083 DNA window includes the following coding sequences:
- a CDS encoding TetR/AcrR family transcriptional regulator has translation MRTHGWGGAQPSSDEEAITRILDAADDAIEARGADMRIADVARALGVSRQTVYNYFPGAGALLEAAATRSGLQFLDILADHLTGITDPIEALVESLAYTLEWLPEDRAIQVMLVHDFTKASTGITSDACVQFGHAILAGLDVDWSDLGLDDAALDDLVEYMLRILQSFTIDPGRPPRSGERLRDYLRRWVAPVVFTEIAAHR, from the coding sequence GTGCGCACACACGGATGGGGCGGCGCCCAGCCCTCCAGCGACGAGGAAGCCATCACCCGGATACTGGACGCCGCCGACGATGCCATCGAAGCGCGCGGCGCCGACATGCGCATCGCGGACGTCGCCCGGGCACTGGGCGTATCCCGACAGACCGTCTACAACTACTTTCCCGGCGCGGGAGCGCTCCTGGAAGCCGCGGCCACTCGCTCCGGCCTGCAATTCCTCGACATTCTGGCGGACCACCTCACGGGCATCACCGATCCCATCGAGGCCCTCGTCGAAAGCCTGGCCTACACCCTGGAATGGCTCCCCGAGGACCGCGCGATCCAGGTGATGCTCGTCCACGACTTCACCAAGGCCTCAACCGGAATCACCTCCGATGCCTGCGTGCAGTTCGGCCACGCGATCCTCGCGGGCCTCGACGTGGACTGGTCTGACCTCGGACTCGACGACGCCGCGCTCGACGACCTGGTCGAATACATGCTCCGGATTCTGCAGTCCTTCACCATCGACCCCGGCCGCCCGCCGCGTAGCGGCGAACGGCTGCGCGACTACCTGCGCAGATGGGTGGCCCCGGTCGTGTTCACCGAGATCGCCGCACACCGGTAG
- a CDS encoding GatB/YqeY domain-containing protein, giving the protein MAELKSQLRADLTAAMKAQDKLRTATLRMLLAAIQAEEVAGKQARELTDEDVLKVLARESRKRGEAAEVYAQNGRGELAAEEHAEARIIDEYLPTPLTDAELADVVDTALAQVAEVIGERPHMKHMGQVMKAATAIAAGKADGARLSAAVRERL; this is encoded by the coding sequence ATGGCAGAGCTGAAATCCCAGTTGCGAGCGGATCTGACCGCGGCGATGAAGGCGCAGGACAAACTCCGGACGGCCACCCTGCGGATGTTGCTGGCCGCGATCCAGGCCGAAGAGGTGGCCGGCAAGCAGGCCCGTGAGCTGACCGACGAGGACGTGCTCAAGGTGCTGGCCCGCGAATCCCGCAAGCGCGGCGAGGCCGCGGAGGTCTACGCCCAGAACGGCCGGGGTGAACTCGCCGCCGAAGAACACGCCGAGGCGCGGATCATCGACGAGTACCTGCCCACCCCGCTCACCGACGCCGAACTGGCCGACGTCGTCGACACCGCCCTGGCCCAGGTGGCCGAGGTGATCGGCGAGCGGCCGCACATGAAGCACATGGGCCAGGTGATGAAGGCCGCCACCGCGATCGCCGCGGGCAAGGCCGACGGCGCGCGCCTGTCGGCGGCGGTCCGCGAACGCCTCTAG